ATATGTTCGAAATAAATAGTCCATCAATTAAACAGGATTTAATAAAAAGTGAAGTTATTTATAAACAAATTAGTAAGAGCAAAATAATAATCATAAACCATTATATTTGGGAAAAGTTTAAAAGGATTAAAAGCTCTTGGAAAAGTTGTCAAAGCTGGGGATATATACTCAAGCCATTTTCAAGGAAATATACAGTTGCTGTAAAGCGTAACGCTAGAAAAATAGGAAAAAGTCACAGAAAGTATCAAAAGATTATGTAAGAAAAAGACTTATTAAATTTGGAGTACCAAAAGGCGACGCAAAACTAGCTACCGGTATTATTTTTTAGATTAATAAAACAACAAAGGAAACAATAACAAAACAATGTTATTATTGTTTCCCTTACCAACTTTCTTAATAAATGTCAATTAATTCCACAAGTAGACATTGATTTAATTCTCTTTGTTCTTCCTCTGACAGTTCCCTTTGCTCTCTTAATATATATTCCTCTTTTTACCAGTTATACATCGTAACATCTATTTCTTTGCTTTATATTTATCTAAAACACAAGAGGACTCTTTTTGTTATTATGACGAACTTTTCACACGTCTAACCTGCGTAATAAACGAATTATCTGTTACCTGTTAGTATAATTCCAGCCATCGATCACGCTTTATGTATTCATCTGATTTATTAAAAAATACTTCATTACTGCAATCAGCACATGAAATGATAGTCATTCCTTTCGTGACTACATATCCTTATAACGATTTTTACTTCTTTCCGTTCTACAAGCTTATTATTAAAAGCTTAAAAGTTTTATTTTATGTCTTTATTTCTTGCTCCAATTTGCCCCCCTATAACATTAGGAGCTGTCAACCCCAAAAAACTCTGACTGTTATTCATTTTTAGGAGACTGTCCGTTTGTTTTGTAAATCTCAAGATAGTTACCGACTTGTACATCAATCTGCTTTTTCTTTATATCCACATTGGATATTTTTATTAATGATATATAATCATCAATTACTCGCTCTTCCTCTTCATCATCTGCTTCAGCTAATACCCCAATTCCTTGGACCGTTGCATCAAACTCTTCTAGCAAATTCTTCATACCTGTAATCGTTCCACCAGCTTTCATAAAATCATCAACAATACAAACATTGGATCCCTCTGGTAAACTTCGCTTTGGCAATACCATCGTTTGAATTTTTTTAGAAGAGCCCGATACATAATTAATACTTACAGAAGATCCCTCTGTTACTTTCGGATCTCTCCGAACAATAACTACCGGTACATTGAGAAAGGAAGCAACTGCATAAGCTAACGGTATCCCTTTTGTAGCTACGGTTACAACCACATCAATATCCTTATCAGAAAATGCTGATGTAAATACTCTGCCGATCTCTCTTATGGTGTTTGGATCTCCTAATAGATCACTCATATACAGATAGCCGCCTGGAAGGATACGAGCCGGATCTTCAAGACTCTGACAGAGTTTTTCTATAAATACTTTATTTTTTTCATGAATACTAAACGGTATATACTTCACGCCACCACCAGCACCCGTCGTCCGTTGCAAATATCCAATGCCTTCGCGGCGAAATACCTCATCAATAATATCCATATCCTCACTTACAGAAGCTTTAGTTGTTTCTAATCGTGACACAAAATAAGGTAACTGAGTATGCTTTCTCGGATTTTCGAGAAAAAAATTAGACAATACAACTAAACGATTACTTCTTTTCATCTTCACACCTCAAAACCGAATGTTTCTTCTTAATATACCATTATTATACGCTTTTTACCAATATAATTATCCTAACAATCTTACATAGTATACTTCCTCACAAAAGCCTCGCATGCCGTTGTAAATTTTCCTCGCTTTCCTCTCATGCTCGACGAGGCCATATACCGTTGGACCACTGCCGCTCATTAACACAGCAGCTGCTCCAGCTTGTTTCAACACATGTTTAATTTGCTGTACTTCGGGATATTGTTTTATAGTTAAAGGCTCTAAGGCGTTACCTAAGCTTTGGCAGAGATTTTCAAAATTATTTTCTTTCAATGCTTTAATGACTTTAGCTGTTTGTGGGTGAACAATATCCCCCATTACAATCTGTTGGAAAATTGTTCTGGAGGATACCCCGATATCTGGTTTAGCTAAAACTACCCAGCAAGAAGGTGGTGAAGGAAGTGGTTCTACAATTTCACCACGCCCTTTAACGATTGCTGTTTGTCCACAAATACAAAACGGAACGTCTGTACCTAATGTTGCTCCTAATTTGAGCAGCTCTTCTTCGGAAATTTGC
The window above is part of the Virgibacillus proomii genome. Proteins encoded here:
- the purR gene encoding pur operon repressor codes for the protein MKRSNRLVVLSNFFLENPRKHTQLPYFVSRLETTKASVSEDMDIIDEVFRREGIGYLQRTTGAGGGVKYIPFSIHEKNKVFIEKLCQSLEDPARILPGGYLYMSDLLGDPNTIREIGRVFTSAFSDKDIDVVVTVATKGIPLAYAVASFLNVPVVIVRRDPKVTEGSSVSINYVSGSSKKIQTMVLPKRSLPEGSNVCIVDDFMKAGGTITGMKNLLEEFDATVQGIGVLAEADDEEEERVIDDYISLIKISNVDIKKKQIDVQVGNYLEIYKTNGQSPKNE
- the ispE gene encoding 4-(cytidine 5'-diphospho)-2-C-methyl-D-erythritol kinase yields the protein MAIFEKAPAKINLSLDVLSKRSDGYHNIEMIMTTIDLADRIKLNELAEDRIEISLESRYVPSDERNLAYQAASLFKQTYGIHKGVHITIEKNIPVSAGLAGGSADAAAVLKGLNRLWSMQISEEELLKLGATLGTDVPFCICGQTAIVKGRGEIVEPLPSPPSCWVVLAKPDIGVSSRTIFQQIVMGDIVHPQTAKVIKALKENNFENLCQSLGNALEPLTIKQYPEVQQIKHVLKQAGAAAVLMSGSGPTVYGLVEHERKARKIYNGMRGFCEEVYYVRLLG